A genome region from Micromonospora peucetia includes the following:
- a CDS encoding methyltransferase domain-containing protein, which yields MTRLDQVEQTPGRLAGPPLTPRTAVIWSVLRAELERRAGTALTVLDVGGGTGGFAVPLAQAGHRVTVVDASPDALAALTRRAAEAGVAERVRAVQGDGDALAGLVEPGSADLVLCHAVLEVVDDPAAVVAALVAALRPGGAASVLVAGRSAAVLGRAMNGHLDVAAVLAADPVGAAGARDTLRRRYDADGAAALLGAAGLVVEEIHGVRVLADLLPAAVADGQPAALVELERALAAQAPWRDLAAQLHLFARRP from the coding sequence GTGACTAGGCTCGACCAGGTGGAGCAGACCCCAGGCCGGCTCGCCGGGCCGCCGCTGACCCCCCGTACCGCCGTGATCTGGTCGGTGCTGCGCGCCGAGCTGGAGCGTCGCGCCGGCACCGCGCTGACCGTGCTCGACGTCGGCGGCGGCACAGGCGGCTTCGCCGTGCCGCTCGCCCAGGCCGGGCACCGGGTCACCGTGGTCGACGCCAGTCCCGACGCGCTCGCCGCGCTGACCCGCCGGGCCGCGGAGGCCGGCGTGGCCGAGCGGGTCCGGGCCGTGCAGGGCGACGGCGACGCGCTCGCCGGCCTGGTCGAGCCGGGCAGTGCCGACCTGGTGCTCTGTCATGCCGTGCTGGAGGTTGTCGACGATCCGGCGGCGGTGGTGGCGGCGCTGGTCGCCGCGCTGCGCCCGGGCGGCGCGGCGAGCGTGCTGGTCGCCGGCCGGTCCGCCGCGGTGCTCGGCCGGGCGATGAACGGGCACCTGGACGTCGCCGCCGTGCTGGCGGCCGATCCGGTCGGCGCCGCCGGCGCCCGGGACACACTGCGCCGGCGCTACGACGCCGACGGCGCCGCCGCGCTGCTCGGCGCCGCCGGGCTCGTGGTCGAGGAGATCCACGGCGTACGCGTGCTCGCCGACCTCCTCCCCGCCGCCGTCGCCGACGGCCAGCCGGCCGCCCTGGTCGAGTTGGAGCGGGCGCTCGCCGCGCAGGCGCCCTGGCGGGACCTCGCCGCCCAACTGCACCTCTTCGCCCGCCGCCCGTGA
- a CDS encoding alkaline phosphatase family protein, which translates to MTDPLEIVGPRYGDSSLADILPAALAVLGVPGATDALGLGAALPGVRRIAVLLVDGLGWHQIPTAAPYAPTLAGLAATAGRPLTSGFPSTTPTSLVTLGTGVAPGVHGVLGFTVRVPGTDRVLNHIEWTADPAPLRWQPVRTQLERARAAGVAVTVVSRPEFGGSGLTLAANRGGDYRGAAGVDALAERMLAALAAGPGPTLVSGYHPDLDRHGHLTGVDSAPWRIAAAEVDRLLARLVDGLPRDAALLVTADHGQLDVPAGDRFDLDTDPRLRAGLEVVAGEPRVRYLHVTPGALDDVVAAWSTVLGAAARVRTRDEVVAAGWFGPVAEEHLSRIGDVVVICNATYAVTASRSEPPAVSRLVGYHGADTAAEMTIPLLVVRG; encoded by the coding sequence GTGACCGACCCGCTGGAGATCGTCGGGCCGCGCTACGGCGACAGCAGTCTCGCCGACATCCTGCCCGCCGCGCTCGCGGTGCTCGGTGTGCCCGGCGCCACCGACGCGCTCGGGCTGGGCGCCGCGCTGCCGGGGGTACGCCGGATCGCGGTGCTGCTCGTCGACGGTCTCGGCTGGCACCAGATCCCGACCGCCGCGCCGTACGCGCCGACCCTGGCGGGGCTCGCCGCGACCGCCGGCCGGCCGCTGACCTCCGGCTTCCCGTCGACCACGCCGACCAGCCTGGTGACGCTGGGCACCGGTGTCGCACCCGGCGTGCACGGCGTGCTCGGTTTCACCGTGCGGGTGCCCGGGACCGACCGGGTGCTCAACCACATCGAGTGGACGGCCGACCCGGCGCCGCTGCGCTGGCAACCGGTCCGTACCCAGCTGGAACGGGCCCGGGCCGCCGGGGTCGCGGTGACGGTGGTGAGTCGACCGGAGTTCGGCGGCAGTGGTCTGACACTGGCCGCCAACCGGGGCGGCGACTACCGCGGCGCGGCCGGCGTCGACGCGCTCGCCGAGCGGATGCTCGCCGCCCTGGCCGCCGGGCCGGGGCCCACGCTGGTCTCCGGCTACCACCCCGACCTGGACCGGCACGGCCACCTCACGGGCGTCGACTCGGCACCCTGGCGGATCGCCGCGGCCGAGGTGGACCGGCTGCTCGCCCGGCTCGTCGACGGGCTGCCACGCGACGCCGCGCTGCTGGTCACCGCCGACCACGGCCAGCTCGACGTGCCGGCCGGGGACCGCTTCGACCTGGACACCGACCCCCGGCTGCGGGCCGGGCTGGAGGTGGTCGCCGGGGAACCCCGGGTCCGCTACCTGCACGTCACCCCGGGCGCCCTGGACGACGTCGTGGCCGCCTGGTCGACGGTGCTCGGGGCGGCGGCCCGGGTCCGTACCCGCGACGAGGTGGTGGCCGCCGGCTGGTTCGGCCCGGTGGCGGAGGAGCATCTGTCGCGCATCGGCGACGTGGTGGTGATCTGCAACGCCACGTACGCGGTGACGGCCTCCCGGTCGGAGCCGCCCGCGGTGTCCCGGCTGGTGGGGTACCACGGGGCGGACACGGCGGCCGAGATGACCATTCCGCTGCTGGTCGTACGCGGCTGA
- a CDS encoding TetR/AcrR family transcriptional regulator: protein MGQREELLAGAKRCLVEKGYAHTTARDIVATTGAHLGSIGYHFGSKDALLNAALLETFDAWGDAIAEAVVAEPGDAPLARLRRFLDGVLEVAHEQRSILVASVQAYAQAEFAPEVRDQLVASYTASRRELAALVLDLAPAEVSEDQARRYGSLALALINGAVLQWVLDPRSAPTADDLVQAIEGLTGSGR, encoded by the coding sequence GTGGGACAGCGAGAGGAACTCCTGGCGGGGGCGAAGCGGTGCCTGGTGGAAAAGGGCTACGCCCACACCACGGCCCGGGACATCGTGGCGACGACCGGCGCCCACCTCGGCTCCATCGGCTACCACTTCGGCAGCAAGGACGCCCTGCTGAACGCCGCCCTCCTGGAAACCTTCGACGCCTGGGGCGACGCGATCGCCGAGGCCGTCGTCGCCGAGCCCGGGGACGCGCCACTGGCCCGCCTCCGGCGCTTCCTCGACGGCGTGCTCGAGGTCGCCCACGAGCAACGGTCCATCCTGGTGGCGAGCGTGCAGGCCTACGCTCAGGCGGAGTTCGCCCCCGAGGTGCGGGACCAGCTCGTGGCCAGCTACACCGCCAGCCGGCGGGAACTCGCCGCGCTGGTGCTGGACCTCGCGCCCGCGGAGGTCTCGGAGGATCAGGCGCGACGCTACGGTTCGCTCGCCCTGGCCCTCATCAACGGCGCCGTGCTCCAGTGGGTGCTCGACCCCCGGTCCGCCCCCACCGCCGACGATCTCGTGCAGGCCATCGAGGGGCTCACCGGGAGCGGCCGGTGA
- a CDS encoding MFS transporter — MTTSVPLRAGGREWLGLVALVIPALLASMDLSVLFMAAPRISAELAPSAGQYLWIMDIYGFVMAGLLVTMGSLGDRVGRRRLLLVGAAAFGAASLLAAFATTPVLLIAARALLGIGGATLAPSTLSLIRGMFADDNQRRTAIGIWTAAFTGGIAIGPIVGGLLLERFWWGSVFVINVPVMLLLLVVGPFLLRESKDPNPGRFDPLSSVLSLAAVLPVIYAVKHFAEKGANPLSPATLLVGLAVGALFVRRQRRSEHPMIDVRLFSTSSFSAAIGANTAITFASAGMGLLAVTFMQTVLGLSPFDAALWMLPTIVGSVIGVALASALAPRTRPAVLVATGLALAAGGFLLVSAMRVDAPVWWLIASYGLLTLGVGMTSTLATSLVLTTAPPERAGSASAISETSTEFGGALGIAVLGSISAATYRAEMDTAVPAGLDDELAHTATDTVGGALAVAGQVPAEAAGVLLDRAFAAFTEGFTVTAVIGAAILLLGALVSAVALRRVPAAGPPSGSH; from the coding sequence ATGACCACCTCTGTTCCTCTCCGTGCCGGTGGCCGGGAGTGGCTCGGCCTCGTCGCGCTCGTCATTCCCGCCCTGCTCGCCTCCATGGACCTCTCCGTCCTGTTCATGGCCGCGCCCCGGATCAGCGCCGAGCTCGCGCCGAGTGCCGGCCAGTACCTGTGGATCATGGACATCTACGGCTTCGTGATGGCCGGTCTCCTGGTGACCATGGGCAGCCTCGGCGACCGCGTGGGACGCCGCAGGCTCCTGCTCGTCGGGGCTGCCGCGTTCGGTGCGGCATCCCTGCTGGCGGCGTTCGCCACCACCCCGGTGCTGCTCATCGCCGCGCGGGCCCTGCTCGGCATCGGCGGGGCGACCCTCGCGCCCTCGACGCTCTCGCTCATCCGCGGCATGTTCGCCGACGACAACCAGCGTCGTACCGCGATCGGGATCTGGACGGCCGCCTTCACCGGCGGCATCGCGATCGGCCCCATCGTCGGCGGCCTCCTGCTGGAGCGGTTCTGGTGGGGCTCGGTGTTCGTCATCAACGTCCCCGTCATGCTCCTGCTGCTCGTCGTCGGCCCGTTCCTGCTGCGCGAGTCGAAGGACCCGAACCCGGGCCGGTTCGACCCGCTCAGCTCCGTGCTCTCCCTGGCCGCCGTCCTGCCGGTCATCTACGCCGTCAAGCACTTCGCCGAGAAGGGGGCCAACCCGTTGTCGCCGGCCACCCTCCTCGTCGGTCTCGCCGTGGGCGCCCTCTTCGTACGCCGGCAGCGCCGCAGCGAACATCCGATGATCGACGTACGGCTCTTCTCGACGAGTTCCTTCTCCGCCGCCATCGGCGCGAACACGGCCATCACCTTCGCGAGCGCGGGCATGGGCCTGCTCGCGGTCACCTTCATGCAGACGGTGCTCGGCCTCAGCCCGTTCGACGCCGCGCTCTGGATGCTCCCGACCATCGTGGGAAGCGTCATCGGGGTCGCCCTCGCGTCCGCGCTCGCCCCGCGCACCCGGCCGGCCGTCCTCGTCGCCACGGGCCTCGCCCTCGCCGCGGGCGGATTCCTGCTGGTCAGCGCCATGCGGGTCGACGCGCCGGTCTGGTGGCTGATCGCGAGCTACGGGCTGCTCACCCTCGGCGTCGGGATGACCAGCACGCTGGCGACGTCGCTCGTGCTCACCACGGCGCCGCCCGAGCGGGCGGGATCCGCCTCCGCGATCTCCGAGACGAGCACCGAGTTCGGCGGCGCCCTCGGCATCGCCGTGCTGGGCAGCATCTCCGCCGCCACCTACCGGGCGGAGATGGACACCGCGGTACCGGCCGGCCTCGACGACGAACTCGCCCACACCGCCACCGACACCGTCGGCGGCGCCCTCGCCGTGGCTGGCCAGGTCCCGGCCGAGGCGGCCGGCGTACTGCTCGACCGGGCGTTTGCCGCATTCACCGAGGGCTTCACGGTCACCGCCGTCATCGGCGCGGCGATCCTCCTGCTCGGCGCGCTCGTCAGCGCCGTCGCCCTGCGGCGGGTGCCCGCCGCAGGGCCGCCCTCCGGCTCGCACTGA